The sequence CCCAGTGAGTAATTAATAATGGGCCCGAGCTTTCTAGTTTAGTTTTGGCAATACTAACTTCTGCATTTGGAACAGCAACGCCACCTAAATCTATTATTCTAGAATCTTTAATGTTAAAAGTAAATAAAGAAGGAACAGTATTAATTATTGAATGCCCTAGATTTTCAGACATCTCCCATATTTTTTTACTACTACCGGCTGCAATTACTAGAACATCTGCTTTAAATTGACGTTCTTTAGTGTTGATAGTCCAGATAGGTTCTTGTTTTTGAATTGAAGTTACACCATGGTTTTTAAACACTTTAATACCTAGGTTATTAACAGCATTAGTAAAACAATCTATAATAGCTTGAGATGTATTTGCCTCAGGGAAAACACGGTTGTCATTTTCTATTTTTAAAGGAACTCCATGATTCTCAAACCACTCAAATGTATCACCAGTCATAAATTTATGAAAAGGACCTAATAATTCTTTTTCTCCTCTAGGGTAGAATTTAGTTAGTTCTTTTGGTTCAAAACAAGCATGAGTAACATTACAACGTCCACCACCAGATATTTTTACTTTTTGTAAAACTTCTTTTCCTTTTTCTAAAATAGTAATGTCTAAATTGGGATTTAGCTCTTTTGCATTTATGGCTGTAAAAAAACCCGCAGCACCTCCACCTATAATTATTACTTTTTTCATAAAGCCATTTCTTTAAAAGGTAAAATTGTATTGAACCCTTTATTTTTAAAATATTCAGGGGTATTTTTACCTCCAGTAGCTAAAACAAAGTCACCACCCCAAGCACCTAA is a genomic window of Tenacibaculum sp. MAR_2010_89 containing:
- a CDS encoding NAD(P)/FAD-dependent oxidoreductase, coding for MKKVIIIGGGAAGFFTAINAKELNPNLDITILEKGKEVLQKVKISGGGRCNVTHACFEPKELTKFYPRGEKELLGPFHKFMTGDTFEWFENHGVPLKIENDNRVFPEANTSQAIIDCFTNAVNNLGIKVFKNHGVTSIQKQEPIWTINTKERQFKADVLVIAAGSSKKIWEMSENLGHSIINTVPSLFTFNIKDSRIIDLGGVAVPNAEVSIAKTKLESSGPLLITHWGLSGPAILKLSAFGARILADKNYQYNVIVNWLGIDADTVFEKLLELKNTNAKKQVILKSPFPDIPRRLWERLVIASAIKNNQNWADISNKHLQNLTNQLTNGLFNANGRTTFKEEFVTAGGIDLKQIDFKRFESKLHQNLFFVGETLNIDAVTGGFNFQNAWTGGYICAKSISEK